A part of Arachis hypogaea cultivar Tifrunner chromosome 12, arahy.Tifrunner.gnm2.J5K5, whole genome shotgun sequence genomic DNA contains:
- the LOC112728874 gene encoding serine/threonine-protein kinase CTR1-like produces the protein MEMPARRSNYSLLTQVPDDHFSGSGGGGAGGGSTAPSSSGDGKNSRGGKFENRGGFDWDLVGDQRATNRIGNVHSSIGLQRQSSGSSYGESSLSGGGGDFYAPTLSTAAASDVDGFGYYHEDGFRVGELRTRLPEASGRSAGGGGGGGSSSGKSWAQQTEESYQLQLALALRLSSDATCADDPNFLDPAPDESGMRSSSSAEAVSHRFWVNGCLSYSEKVPDGFYLIYGMDSYVWTVCTDLQENGRIPSVDTLKSVDPGSDSSLEVVLVDRRSDPSLKELLNRVHSISLSSITPTEVVDQLSKLVCSRMGGSASVGEDDFFSIWKDCSNDLKDCLGSVVVPIGSLSVGLCRHRAILFKVLADAIDLPCRIAKGCKYCKRDDASSCLVRFGLEREYLVDFIGRPGYLCEPDSLLNGPSSISFSSPLRFPRHKPAEPTIDFRSLAQQYFSDCQSLELVFENSSAEQFDGKCKDRNNPRPNSNDSSISSHLPVHPHVLHPSTSDQGSEAFQSCSPQNILDSSKDPLPVKLKRPVGIQPPLPPREFSLDMEDLDIPWSDLVLKERIGSGSFGTVHRAEWNGSDVAVKILMEQDFHAERFKEFLREVAIMKRLRHPNIVLFMGAVTQPPNLSIVTEYLSRGSLYRLLHRPGAKEVLDERRRLSMAYDVAKGMNYLHKRNPPIVHRDLKSPNLLVDKKYTVKVCDFGLSRLKANTFLSSKSAAGTPEWMAPEVLRDEPSNEKSDVYSFGVILWELATLQQPWGNLNPAQVVAAVGFKRKRLEIPHDLNPHVAALIEACWADEPWKRPSFSSIMDSLRPLIKAPSSQPGHPNMPLLT, from the exons ATGGAAATGCCCGCACGAAGATCCAACTACTCGTTACTAACCCAAGTTCCTGACGACCACTTCTCCGGAAGCGGAGGCGGCGGGGCAGGTGGCGGAAGCACAGCGCCGTCGTCCTCCGGCGACGGTAAAAACAGCAGAGGAGGGAAGTTTGAGAACAGAGGAGGCTTCGATTGGGACCTCGTCGGCGATCAGAGGGCGACCAACCGGATCGGTAACGTTCACTCCTCGATCGGGCTGCAGAGGCAGTCAAGCGGGAGTAGCTACGGCGAGAGCTCGCTCTCCGGTGGCGGCGGTGACTTCTATGCTCCGACGCTGTCGACGGCGGCGGCGAGCGACGTAGACGGTTTTGGATACTACCACGAAGATGGTTTTAGGGTTGGTGAGCTGAGAACGAGGTTGCCGGAGGCTTCAGGAAGGAGTGCCGGCGGCGGGGGTGGCGGCGGAAGTTCGTCTGGGAAAAGCTGGGCGCAGCAGACGGAGGAGAGCTACCAGCTGCAGCTAGCCCTGGCGCTTCGGCTCTCTTCCGACGCCACGTGCGCTGACGATCCGAATTTCCTTGATCCGGCGCCGGATGAATCGGGGATGAGGTCTTCGAGCTCCGCCGAGGCGGTGTCGCATAGATTCTGG GTGAATGGTTGCCTGTCATACTCCGAAAAGGTTCCTGATGGCTTTTACCTAATTTATGGGATGGATTCCTATGTATGGACAGTGTGCACTGATCTGCAAGAAAATGGCCGAATTCCATCAGTTGATACACTTAAGTCTGTGGACCCTGGCAGTGATTCTTCACTTGAAGTAGTTTTGGTGGATCGGCGTAGTGACCCTAGTTTAAAAGAACTGCTAAACAGAGTACATAGTATTTCTCTTAGCAGCATAACACCCACCGAGGTTGTCGATCAACTTTCCAAGCTGGTTTGCAGTCGTATGGG GGGTTCAGCTTCTGTTGGGGAGGATGACTTCTTTTCCATCTGGAAAGATTGCAGTAATGATCTGAAGGATTGCTTAGGCTCTGTCGTTGTTCCCATAGGTAGTCTATCTGTTGGCCTCTGCAGGCATCGTGCTATATTATTCAAA GTACTAGCCGATGCCATTGACTTACCCTGCCGAATTGCAAAGGGCTGTAAATATTGCAAACGGGATGATGCTTCATCTTGTCTTGTCCGATTTGGGCTTGAGAG GGAGTATCTTGTTGATTTTATTGGGAGGCCAGGATACTTGTGCGAGCCTGATTCCTTGCTCAAtggtccatcttccatctcattttCTTCACCGTTGCGCTTTCCCAGACATAAACCAGCTGAACCTACCATTGATTTCAGGTCACTGGCCCAACAGTATTTCTCTGACTGTCAATCCCTTGAGCTTGTTTTTGAAAACAGTTCTGCAG AACAGTTCGATGGAAAGTGCAAGGACAGGAATAACCCTAGGCCTAATTCAAATGATAGCAGCATAAGTTCTCACCTACCTGTACATCCACATGTTTTGCATCCAAGCACAAGTGATCAAGGTTCTGAAGCATTCCAATCATGTAGCCCGCAGAATATTTTAGACAGTAGCAAGGATCCACTGCCTGTAAAACTTAAGCGTCCAGTTGGTATACAACCCCCATTACCTCCACGGGAGTTTTCACTTGACATGGAGGATTTGGACATACCGTGGAGTGATCTTGTTTTAAAAGAGAGAATTGGATCAG GTTCTTTTGGGACTGTACATCGTGCTGAGTGGAATGGCTCA GATGTTGCTGTTAAGATTTTGATGGAACAAGATTTTCATGCTGAACGTTTCAAGGAATTCCTGAGGGAG GTTGCAATAATGAAACGATTGCGGCATCCaaatattgttttatttatgGGCGCGGTCACTCAGCCTCCTAATTTATCTATTGTCACAGAATATTTATCCAG GGGTAGCTTATATAGGCTCTTGCACAGACCTGGTGCCAAAGAGGTGCTGGATGAGAGGCGTAGGCTTAGTATGGCTTATGATGTG GCAAAGGGAATGAACTATCTTCATAAACGTAATCCCCCAATTGTTCATAGAGATCTGAAGTCTCCAAACCTTCTTGTTGACAAGAAATACACAGTGAAG GTTTGTGATTTTGGGCTCTCTCGATTAAAGGCCAATACATTTCTCTCATCCAAGTCAGCTGCTGGAACT CCTGAGTGGATGGCTCCAGAAGTTCTTCGTGACGAGCCATCAAATGAGAAGTCAGATGTGTACAGCTTTGGCGTAATCTTGTGGGAGCTTGCAACCCTACAACAGCCATGGGGTAATTTGAATCCAGCACAG GTTGTAGCAGCTGTTGGCTTTAAGAGGAAAAGGCTCGAGATTCCACATGATTTGAATCCCCACGTAGCTGCACTAATCGAGGCTTGTTGGGCTGA TGAGCCCTGGAAACGCCCTTCTTTCTCAAGTATTATGGATTCTTTGAGGCCATTGATCAAAGCCCCTTCATCTCAACCTGGTCATCCAAACATGCCACTACTTACATAA
- the LOC112728875 gene encoding heat stress transcription factor A-3-like isoform X1 yields MKKPNEEPKGKAPAPDSPSDIEQLGMSTTGFSPLEFSSQPFSSAFDDSFDIIDDTSFMEFESFSTAMNHPPPQPPSTTTTITTTTGAVGPLPQPLECLHGNPVPPFLSKTFDLVDDPSLDPIISWGSTGASFVVWDPMEFSRLVLPRNFKHNNFSSFVRQLNTYGFRKIDTDKWEFFNEAFQRGKKHLLKNIQRRRSTQSQQVGSHIGTSIDAGRPGLEVEIELLRKERSMLMQEVVDLQQQQRRTVHHAGEVNQRLESAEQRQKQMVSFLAKLFQNPAFLARLRDKKEQRQIESPKARRKFIKHQHEAGNSETPKGQVVRYQPDWKNRTVSSETPELNPVSFEQSPQYLSQDLAREISVGAENLTLQLDKIMSDELGALHEAMPTPGIVGEGSSSYGLEDPLSEGKNAFNPSQDVLSEYFVSFPDELSREREFPVFPPVGTEGIIKQEDAWDPAFNASVAASSCGNELWGNPVNHGVPEFGGTSGVSDIWDIGSGSLGIDKWPADESPMDKKESQGGQPEDDRP; encoded by the exons ATGAAAAAACCAAACGAGGAACCAAAGGGTAAAGCTCCAGCACCTGATTCTCCTTCTGATATTGAGCAGCTGGGGATGTCCACAACAGGGTTCTCTCCTTTGGAGTTTAGTTCTCAACCATTCTCATCAGCTTTTGATGACTCTTTTGACATTATTGATGATACCTCTTTCATGGAGTTTGAATCATTCTCAACAGCTATGAACCAtccaccaccacaaccaccatctACAACTACAACAATAACCACCACCACTGGGGCTGTTGGGCCATTGCCTCAGCCATTGGAGTGCTTGCACGGGAATCCTGTTCCACCCTTTTTGTCTAAAACCTTCGACCTTGTGGATGACCCTTCTTTGGATCCTATCATCTCATGGGGCTCCACTGGTGCTAGCTTCGTTGTGTGGGACCCTATGGAGTTTTCAAGGCTCGTGTTGCCTCGGAATTTCAAGCACAACAATTTCTCCAGTTTTGTTCGCCAGCTGAATACTTAC GGATTCCGCAAGATTGACACTGACAAGTGGGAGTTTTTCAATGAAGCTTTCCAGCGAGGGAAGAAACATTTACTGAAGAACATCCAACGGCGCAGGTCAACTCAATCGCAGCAAGTTGGTAGCCACATTGGAACTTCTATTGATGCTGGGAGACCTGGACTCGAGGTTGAAATAGAGCTACTGAGGAAGGAGAGAAGTATGTTAATGCAAGAGGTGGTTGATTTGCAGCAACAACAGCGAAGAACGGTTCACCATGCTGGAGAAGTGAATCAGAGACTAGAATCTGCAGAGCAAAGGCAGAAACAAATGGTTTCCTTCTTGGCCAAGTTATTTCAGAATCCGGCCTTCTTGGCTCGCCTTAGGGATAAGAAGGAACAAAGACAGATAGAATCTCCAAAAGCAAGAAGGAAGTTTATCAAGCATCAACACGAAGCAGGAAATTCCGAAACTCCCAAAGGTCAGGTAGTGAGGTACCAACCTGATTGGAAAAATAGAACAGTTTCTTCTGAAACTCCGGAACTAAATCCAGTTTCCTTTGAACAGTCTCCTCAATATCTCTCACAGGACTTGGCAAGAGAAATTTCTGTTGGTGCAGAAAATCTGACTTTGCAGTTGGACAAAATCATGTCAGATGAATTGGGTGCATTGCATGAGGCCATGCCAACTCCAGGAATTGTTGGAGAAGGATCATCAAGCTATGGACTTGAAGATCCTCTTTCCGAAGGGAAAAATGCCTTCAACCCAAGTCAAGATGTTCTTTCAGAATACTTTGTTTCCTTCCCGGACGAGTTGTCAAGGGAAAGAGAGTTTCCTGTGTTTCCCCCTGTTGGAACTGAAGGCATTATCAAACAAGAAGATGCATGGGACCCTGCCTTCAATGCTAGTGTTGCTGCTTCAAGTTGTGGGAATGAGCTGTGGGGTAATCCTGTCAACCATGGCGTACCAGAATTCGGAGGCACTAGTGGCGTGTCCGACATATGGGATATCGGCTCAGGAAGTTTAGGAATTGATAAGTGGCCAGCTGATGAATCTCCAATGGATAAAAAGGAGAGTCAAGGTGGCCAGCCAGAAGATGATAGACCTTAA
- the LOC112728876 gene encoding ribosome production factor 2 homolog: MLRIKTAKTRRGKRELEKRAPQLVESGKKTLLLHGTKTSSVLNSVLTQIYHLKKESSVKYSRKNDNINPFESGGEVPLEFFSRKTDCSIFVYGSHSKKRPNNLVIGRMYDHHIYDLVEVGVENFKPLDSFTYDKKLAPKEGSKPFICFIGEGFEAVEELKHLKEVLLDLFRGEVVENINLAGVDRAYVVSAVSPNRVFFTHCALRLKKSGTVVPRMELVEVGPSMDMVIRRHRPPNESLRKEAFKTSLQKPKKKEKNVKGDPLQGKIGSIYIPDQKIGEMSLPNKSKGVKRERREAKQNRGEQHSSKRRKEDS, encoded by the exons ATGTTGAGAATCAAAACCGCTAAAACGCGCAGGGGAAAGCGAGAGCTTGAGAAGCGTGCTCCCCAACTC gTTGAATCAGGGAAGAAGACGCTACTACTTCACGGGACTAAGACAAGCTCAGTGTTGAACTCTGTTTTGACGCAGATTTACCATCTGAAGAAGGAAAGTTCGGTGAAATACAGCAGAAAGAATGATAACATTAACCCTTTTGAGAGTGGTGGTGAGGTCCCTTTGGAGTTCTTCTCTCGGAAAACGGATTGCAGCATCTTTGTG TATGGATCTCACTCAAAGAAGCGACCTAACAACCTTGTTATAGGGAGGATGTATGATCACCATATCTATGATCTAGTTGAAGTCGGGGTTGAAAATTTTAAGCCATTGGACTCATTTACTTATGATAAAAAATTAGCTCCAAAAGAAGGGTCAAAACCTTTCATATGTTTTATTGGAGAAGGATTTGAGGCTGTAGAAGAACTAAAACATTTAAAGGAAGTCTTACTTGATCTTTTTCGTGGAGAG GTTGTGGAGAATATAAATCTTGCTGGAGTGGATCGTGCATATGTAGTTTCTGCGGTGTCTCCAAACAGGGTATTTTTTACACACTGTGCATTACGACTGAAAAAATCAGGCACCGTTGTGCCAAGAATGGAATTGGTCGAAGTTGGCCCTTCCATGGACATGGTAATTCGTCGGCATCGTCCACCTAATGAGAGTTTGAGGAAGGAAGCCTTCAAAACTTCACTGCAGAAGCCAAAGAAAAAG GAGAAGAATGTTAAAGGGGATCCATTACAAGGGAAGATTGGAAGTATTTATATTCCAGATCAGAAG ATTGGAGAAATGTCTTTACCTAACAAATCGAAGGGGGTGAAGAGGGAGCGCCGAGAAGCCAAGCAGAACAGGGGCGAGCAACATTCTTCCAAAAGAAGGAAGGAAGATTCTTAA
- the LOC112728873 gene encoding polyadenylation and cleavage factor homolog 4-like, giving the protein MSMESSRRPFDRSREPGPKKPRLMEDPNQRPFPQRQLASGITTMSSTRFRANDRDPESSESGRGGGGYQPQPLPQHHELVNQYKTALAELTFNSKMIINNLTIIAGENQSAAKAIAATVCANILEVPNDQKLPSLYLLDSIVKNIGRDYTKYFAAKLPEVFCKAYRQVEPAIHQSMRHLFGTWEGFIPPQTLRAIEKELGFTPPVNGSAASSATIRSNSQSPRPPHGIHVNPKYLERQRLQQSSRIKGVDEITGACANSNEDPERPDRTLGTARPWLDPSVSTPRDAFNDSVLEKSVGVTCGGNEYGSDLSQNLGLGMVRAGDKSWFKAGGVPGTISGQRNGFSEKHSFSNTEAPKYNQPTQNINSIRSSVMSRSWKNSEEEEYIWDEMNSRSTGLGAPNVSNNLSKDSWPADDENFEVEDPVQIRNPYGANLDRELATLGNEKKRFSSFQRHPSVPWQLQEQHSLEELNQKPGHSEGFMSTLSGLQANTNSAVRMGNRSFLPNATTGLPGIVGQQQLHSIGVESPSGQSPLRQQSSPPPVGNLRRPHQKDLPGSFSSATPFQSRPQQQLHLSHSEVTKKPPPLSRVALAKETLEQSTTGNVEAAALNGGTLSSMSNASRLDSRNLLSQLGVQPPRSVGPSPAKLSSLVSAISTPSSLGPSNNSLSALPKVPERKAGQLTRASTLPPASSDVSVASAQTTSASSNTSNPIANLLSSLVAKGLISAEKESQTKVPSEFPARLEDERDSITTSSSLPVASVSGSAAVPVPSATDDVNDTAKSPTSLSETTSTEIRNLIGFEFKPDVIREVHPPVIKGLFDDLPHHCDICGRRLKFQEQFNRHLEWHATRGENDLIRASRGWYPKSIDCIVSKGESSSTSEFSGSVDTYSKETRSTQEDSMVQADESQCLCVLCGEVFEDFYCQESGEWMFKGAVDMTNSDSELGNRNASTTRGPIIHARCFSGNSISSFVKMEQD; this is encoded by the exons ATGAGCATGGAGAGTTCACGTAGACCTTTCGATAGATCGAGAGAGCCAGGGCCTAAGAAGCCTCGATTGATGGAAGACCCGAATCAGAGACCGTTTCCTCAGCGACAATTGGCTTCAGGGATTACAACGATGTCGTCAACGAGGTTCAGAGCAAACGACAGGGACCCAGAAAGCAGTGAATCCGGCCGAGGCGGTGGCGGTTACCAGCCGCAGCCGCTGCCGCAGCACCATGAGCTTGTGAATCAGTACAAGACAGCTCTTGCTGAGCTCACTTTCAATTCGAAAATGATCATTAACAATTTGACTATAATTGCAGGCGAGAATCAATCGGCTGCGAAGGCGATTGCCGCCACTGTTTGTGCTAACATTCTAGAG GTTCCCAACGATCAAAAGCTGCCATCTCTTTATCTCTTAGACAGTATTGTTAAGAACATTGGGCGGGATTATACAAAGTACTTTGCTGCCAAACTACCCGAG GTATTCTGCAAGGCATACAGACAGGTTGAACCTGCTATCCATCAAAGTATGAGACATCTTTTTGGAACTTGGGAAGGATTCATTCCTCCTCAGACCCTTCGGGCTATTGAGAAGGAACTCGGCTTTACTCCACCAGTAAATGGTTCAGCTGCCTCATCTGCTACCATCAGGAGCAATTCACAGTCCCCACGTCCTCCTCATGGCATCCATGTGAATCCCAAGTATTTAGAGAGGCAACGTCTTCAGCAGTCCAGCAGG ATTAAAGGAGTTGATGAAATTACTGGAGCATGTGCGAACTCCAATGAGGACCCCGAGAGGCCAGATAGAACTTTGGGTACAGCACGGCCATGGTTGGATCCTAGTGTTAGTACCCCAAGAGATGCATTTAATGATTCTGTTTTGGAAAAGAGTGTTGGTGTAACCTGTGGGGGCAATGAATATGGTTCTGATCTTTCACAGAATTTGGGCTTAGGTATGGTAAGAGCTGGTGACAAAAGTTGGTTTAAAGCAGGTGGAGTTCCGGGAACCATATCTGGCCAAAGAAATGGTTTCAGTGAGAAGCATAGTTTTTCGAATACTGAAGCACCAAAATATAATCAGccaacacaaaacataaatagcaTTCGGAGCAGTGTGATGTCACGTAGCTGGAAAAATTCTGAGGAAGAGGAGTACATATGGGATGAGATGAATTCTAGATCGACCGGTCTTGGTGCACCAAATGTCTCTAACAACTTGAGCAAAGATTCTTGGCCAGCGGATGATGAGAATTTT GAAGTTGAAGATCCAGTCCAAATAAGAAACCCCTATGGGGCAAATCTTGATAGAGAATTGGCCACTCTAGGCAATGAAAAGAAACGATTTTCCTCATTTCAGCGTCATCCATCAGTACCGTGGCAACTGCAGGAGCAGCACTCACTTGAAGAGTTGAATCAAAAGCCAGGTCACTCGGAAGGATTTATGTCCACTCTTAGTGGTCTGCAAGCCAATACAAATTCTGCTGTCAGGATGGGGAATCGGTCTTTCTTGCCAAATGCAACAACAGGACTGCCAGGAATTGTGGGACAACAACAACTTCACTCAATTGGAGTTGAATCCCCTTCTGGGCAGTCACCCTTGCGACAACAATCTTCACCACCACCA GTTGGTAACTTGCGAAGACCACATCAAAAGGATTTGCCAGGTTCATTTTCTTCGGCAACTCCTTTTCAGTCAAGGCCTCAGCAGCAGCTTCACCTGTCTCACAGTGAAGTTACCAAGAAACCTCCTCCCCTGTCTAGAGTTGCGCTAGCCAAAGAGACTCTTGAACAGTCAACCACAGGTAATGTGGAAGCTGCTGCTCTAAACGGTGGAACATTATCCAGCATGTCCAATGCAAGTCGTCTGGATTCAAGGAATCTTCTGTCTCAATTAGGTGTTCAGCCTCCCCGCTCAGTTGGGCCTTCCCCTGCCAAATTAAGTTCCTTGGTGTCTGCAATTTCAACCCCATCTTCATTAGGTCCTTCAAATAATAGTTTATCTGCTTTGCCAAAAGTACCTGAAAGAAAGGCTGGGCAATTGACAAGGGCATCAACTCTACCACCGGCTTCCTCTGATGTCAGTGTTGCCTCTGCTCAGACAACAAGTGCCAGCAGTAATACCTCAAATCCGATTGCAAACCTTCTAAGCTCTTTAGTTGCAAAGGGTTTGATATCTGCAGAAAAAGAATCACAAACTAAGGTGCCATCTGAGTTCCCAGCTCGGTTGGAAGATGAAAGAGACAGCATTACCACCAGTAGCTCTTTGCCTGTTGCTTCAGTGTCTGGTTCTGCAGCTGTTCCAGTACCTTCTGCCACAGATGATGTAAATGATACTGCAAAATCCCCAACATCCTTATCTGAAACAACCAGCACAGAGATCAGAAACCTCATTGGCTTTGAGTTTAAGCCTGATGTAATCCGAGAAGTGCATCCACCTGTCATTAAAGGATTATTTGATGATCTCCCTCATCATTGTGACATTTGTGGCCGTAGGCTTAAATTCCAAGAGCAGTTTAATAGACACTTGGAGTGGCATGCCACAAGGGGGGAAAATGATCTAATTAGGGCATCAAGAGGATGGTATCCAAAGTCAATTGATTGCATTGTTAGCAAGGGTGAATCTTCATCCACGTCTGAGTTTTCCGGATCTGTTGATACATACAGCAAGGAAACAAGAAGCACTCAAGAGGACTCAATGGTTCAAGCAGATGAAAGCCAATGCTTGTGTGTGTTGTGTGGTGAGGTATTTGAAGATTTCTACTGTCAAGAAAGTGGTGAGTGGATGTTCAAAGGGGCAGTTGACATGACTAACTCAGATAGTGAGTTGGGAAATAGAAATGCTAGTACTACAAGGGGTCCCATTATTCATGCAAGGTGCTTCTCAGGAAACTCTATATCCAGCTTCGTCAAGATG GAACAAGATTAA
- the LOC112728875 gene encoding heat stress transcription factor A-3-like isoform X2 yields the protein MKKPNEEPKGKAPAPDSPSDIEQLGMSTTGFSPLEFSSQPFSSAFDDSFDIIDDTSFMEFESFSTAMNHPPPQPPSTTTTITTTTGAVGPLPQPLECLHGNPVPPFLSKTFDLVDDPSLDPIISWGSTGASFVVWDPMEFSRLVLPRNFKHNNFSSFVRQLNTYGFRKIDTDKWEFFNEAFQRGKKHLLKNIQRRRSTQSQQVGSHIGTSIDAGRPGLEVEIELLRKERSMLMQEVVDLQQQQRRTVHHAGEVNQRLESAEQRQKQMVSFLAKLFQNPAFLARLRDKKEQRQIESPKARRKFIKHQHEAGNSETPKGQSPQYLSQDLAREISVGAENLTLQLDKIMSDELGALHEAMPTPGIVGEGSSSYGLEDPLSEGKNAFNPSQDVLSEYFVSFPDELSREREFPVFPPVGTEGIIKQEDAWDPAFNASVAASSCGNELWGNPVNHGVPEFGGTSGVSDIWDIGSGSLGIDKWPADESPMDKKESQGGQPEDDRP from the exons ATGAAAAAACCAAACGAGGAACCAAAGGGTAAAGCTCCAGCACCTGATTCTCCTTCTGATATTGAGCAGCTGGGGATGTCCACAACAGGGTTCTCTCCTTTGGAGTTTAGTTCTCAACCATTCTCATCAGCTTTTGATGACTCTTTTGACATTATTGATGATACCTCTTTCATGGAGTTTGAATCATTCTCAACAGCTATGAACCAtccaccaccacaaccaccatctACAACTACAACAATAACCACCACCACTGGGGCTGTTGGGCCATTGCCTCAGCCATTGGAGTGCTTGCACGGGAATCCTGTTCCACCCTTTTTGTCTAAAACCTTCGACCTTGTGGATGACCCTTCTTTGGATCCTATCATCTCATGGGGCTCCACTGGTGCTAGCTTCGTTGTGTGGGACCCTATGGAGTTTTCAAGGCTCGTGTTGCCTCGGAATTTCAAGCACAACAATTTCTCCAGTTTTGTTCGCCAGCTGAATACTTAC GGATTCCGCAAGATTGACACTGACAAGTGGGAGTTTTTCAATGAAGCTTTCCAGCGAGGGAAGAAACATTTACTGAAGAACATCCAACGGCGCAGGTCAACTCAATCGCAGCAAGTTGGTAGCCACATTGGAACTTCTATTGATGCTGGGAGACCTGGACTCGAGGTTGAAATAGAGCTACTGAGGAAGGAGAGAAGTATGTTAATGCAAGAGGTGGTTGATTTGCAGCAACAACAGCGAAGAACGGTTCACCATGCTGGAGAAGTGAATCAGAGACTAGAATCTGCAGAGCAAAGGCAGAAACAAATGGTTTCCTTCTTGGCCAAGTTATTTCAGAATCCGGCCTTCTTGGCTCGCCTTAGGGATAAGAAGGAACAAAGACAGATAGAATCTCCAAAAGCAAGAAGGAAGTTTATCAAGCATCAACACGAAGCAGGAAATTCCGAAACTCCCAAAGGTCAG TCTCCTCAATATCTCTCACAGGACTTGGCAAGAGAAATTTCTGTTGGTGCAGAAAATCTGACTTTGCAGTTGGACAAAATCATGTCAGATGAATTGGGTGCATTGCATGAGGCCATGCCAACTCCAGGAATTGTTGGAGAAGGATCATCAAGCTATGGACTTGAAGATCCTCTTTCCGAAGGGAAAAATGCCTTCAACCCAAGTCAAGATGTTCTTTCAGAATACTTTGTTTCCTTCCCGGACGAGTTGTCAAGGGAAAGAGAGTTTCCTGTGTTTCCCCCTGTTGGAACTGAAGGCATTATCAAACAAGAAGATGCATGGGACCCTGCCTTCAATGCTAGTGTTGCTGCTTCAAGTTGTGGGAATGAGCTGTGGGGTAATCCTGTCAACCATGGCGTACCAGAATTCGGAGGCACTAGTGGCGTGTCCGACATATGGGATATCGGCTCAGGAAGTTTAGGAATTGATAAGTGGCCAGCTGATGAATCTCCAATGGATAAAAAGGAGAGTCAAGGTGGCCAGCCAGAAGATGATAGACCTTAA